In the genome of Myxococcus stipitatus, one region contains:
- a CDS encoding imm11 family protein, which produces MLNQSRYFRLRPAMLGGQWSLDEPQDQQGNELENWKEFTLGRPAQVPSSLVIPIEEPGRRLEFSTAGAAMTPVVHVRLATLFAELAPNDVQLIPVEIRGCPEEYLILVATSLIRCIDDKASREVSYWTEEDGRPDKLGMYRSVHGMRIDPMKVRDVKVFRPWGWSDVLIVSAGIKAAMEHARISGAAFDEV; this is translated from the coding sequence ATGTTGAATCAGTCGCGATACTTCAGGCTCAGGCCAGCGATGCTCGGCGGGCAATGGTCCTTGGATGAGCCTCAGGACCAACAAGGCAACGAGTTGGAGAACTGGAAGGAGTTCACGTTAGGGCGGCCTGCCCAAGTCCCAAGCTCCCTGGTGATTCCCATCGAAGAGCCCGGGAGGCGGCTGGAGTTCAGCACTGCGGGCGCGGCCATGACCCCTGTGGTCCACGTCCGGCTTGCCACCCTCTTCGCGGAATTGGCTCCCAATGACGTGCAGTTGATACCCGTCGAGATCAGGGGATGCCCCGAGGAATACCTTATTCTCGTGGCGACATCCTTGATCAGGTGCATCGACGACAAGGCATCCAGAGAGGTGTCGTACTGGACGGAAGAGGACGGCCGCCCGGACAAGCTCGGCATGTACCGAAGTGTCCATGGAATGCGGATTGACCCGATGAAGGTGCGTGACGTGAAGGTCTTCCGCCCTTGGGGATGGTCTGATGTGCTGATTGTCTCAGCAGGCATCAAGGCGGCGATGGAGCACGCACGCATCTCTGGAGCCGCGTTTGACGAGGTCTAG
- a CDS encoding MaoC/PaaZ C-terminal domain-containing protein: MKKLVAAHKKVGKQRYRETHGLFFEDFEVGDVFEHRPGRTITDVDNMWQSLLSLNTHPLHIDAVYASKTEWKRPLVSSLVTLAIVGGMSLNSTSAKGVANLGWDRIRLTAPVFVGDTLYAESRILAKRRSRSRSKQGVVTVETKGLKADGTVVMTFERSFLVPLRRHGVDVDANY; this comes from the coding sequence ATGAAGAAGCTGGTGGCCGCACACAAGAAGGTCGGCAAGCAGCGCTACCGCGAGACCCATGGGCTGTTCTTCGAGGACTTCGAGGTGGGGGACGTCTTCGAGCATCGCCCCGGTCGCACCATCACCGACGTGGACAACATGTGGCAGTCGTTGCTGAGCCTGAACACGCACCCCCTCCACATCGACGCCGTCTACGCGAGCAAGACGGAGTGGAAGCGGCCGCTGGTCTCCAGCCTGGTGACGCTGGCCATCGTCGGGGGGATGAGTCTGAACAGCACCAGTGCCAAGGGGGTCGCGAACCTGGGGTGGGATCGCATCCGGTTGACGGCCCCGGTCTTCGTGGGGGACACCCTCTACGCGGAGAGCCGGATACTGGCCAAGCGGCGGTCTCGCTCCCGCTCGAAACAGGGAGTGGTCACCGTGGAGACGAAGGGCCTCAAGGCGGACGGCACCGTCGTGATGACCTTCGAGCGCTCCTTCCTCGTGCCCTTGCGGCGCCATGGCGTGGACGTGGATGCGAACTACTGA
- a CDS encoding NAD(P)H-quinone oxidoreductase, producing the protein MRTTEVMRAVVVRTPGGPEAMDLEFLPRPSPGPRQLRIRVHASALNRTDTLQRAGGYPLPPDAASPLLGVEVAGVVEAVGEAVREWVPGQRVFGLVNGGGYAEACLMEEGMAVPIPEGWSFVEAAATPEAYCTAHESLLELGGLREGQSVLVHAGGSGIGTACIQVARAVGARVFFTVGNEEKHRRCLALGAEAGVVRTQADFAAAVLDWTRGRGVDVIEDFVGGAALERNLRALCFGGSLLLVGLLDGLRGDADLKQVVLRRLQIKGMALRPLSLEDKVAVTRRFRERWLPELVAGRVRPVIDSTFPLERVRDAHRHMESNASFGKIILEL; encoded by the coding sequence ATGCGAACTACTGAAGTGATGAGGGCGGTGGTGGTGCGGACCCCGGGGGGGCCGGAGGCGATGGACCTGGAGTTCCTTCCGCGTCCCAGCCCGGGTCCTCGGCAGCTGAGAATCCGGGTGCACGCCTCCGCCCTCAACCGGACGGACACCCTCCAGCGCGCGGGGGGCTATCCGCTGCCGCCCGACGCCGCCAGTCCCTTGCTGGGCGTGGAGGTCGCGGGGGTCGTGGAGGCGGTGGGGGAGGCCGTCCGGGAGTGGGTGCCTGGGCAGCGTGTGTTCGGATTGGTGAACGGTGGGGGCTACGCGGAGGCGTGCCTGATGGAGGAGGGGATGGCGGTCCCCATTCCGGAGGGCTGGTCCTTCGTGGAGGCCGCGGCGACGCCGGAGGCGTACTGCACGGCGCATGAGTCGCTGCTGGAGTTGGGTGGACTGCGCGAGGGGCAGTCCGTGCTCGTTCACGCGGGCGGCAGTGGTATCGGCACCGCGTGCATCCAGGTGGCGCGCGCGGTGGGGGCGCGGGTCTTCTTCACGGTGGGGAACGAGGAGAAGCACCGGCGCTGCCTGGCGCTGGGCGCGGAGGCGGGCGTGGTGCGCACGCAGGCGGACTTCGCGGCGGCCGTGCTCGACTGGACGCGGGGGCGGGGCGTGGATGTCATCGAGGACTTCGTGGGCGGCGCGGCGCTGGAGCGCAACCTGCGCGCGCTGTGCTTCGGTGGGAGCTTGTTGCTGGTGGGGCTGCTGGACGGGCTGCGCGGTGATGCGGACCTGAAGCAGGTCGTGCTGCGCCGGCTTCAAATCAAGGGCATGGCGCTGCGCCCGCTGTCCCTGGAGGACAAGGTGGCGGTCACGCGGCGCTTCCGGGAGCGGTGGCTTCCGGAGCTGGTCGCCGGCAGGGTGCGCCCCGTCATCGACTCCACGTTTCCGCTGGAGCGCGTGCGGGACGCGCATCGGCACATGGAGTCGAACGCGAGCTTCGGGAAGATCATCCTGGAGCTGTGA
- a CDS encoding helix-turn-helix transcriptional regulator, giving the protein MNEELAITIGSRARAARGKLGLTRAQVAERVGLDEPVYGRLERGKVLPRAVVLYRLSEALGISPQDLMGLAPDESVDTLLH; this is encoded by the coding sequence ATGAACGAAGAGTTGGCCATCACCATCGGTTCGAGAGCACGAGCGGCGCGCGGGAAGCTCGGGCTGACACGCGCCCAAGTGGCCGAGCGCGTGGGGCTCGATGAACCCGTGTACGGCCGTCTGGAGCGAGGGAAGGTGCTGCCCAGGGCCGTCGTCCTCTATCGCCTCAGCGAGGCGCTGGGAATCTCCCCGCAGGACCTGATGGGCCTGGCGCCAGACGAGAGCGTCGACACCCTCCTCCACTAG
- a CDS encoding 2OG-Fe(II) oxygenase, translating into MFPASAAKWTRLASASGSLRTTIRQEFTEGGRVPHVCLQEALLQERAEALHQALCDARFVRHHHGPYALHIAPLNQQLPSPLTDFCAWLQSQDGADFHAALVGWPQPLETRQVQVSRMDVGEYFPEHRDTDEEGLAVVYNFTRSWQPSFGGVLTFRHPEAESDLMRVPPLFNSVFIFRPSGAPHRVTEWTSAAQGQHRYSITAFILAKR; encoded by the coding sequence GTGTTCCCCGCGTCCGCGGCGAAATGGACGCGCCTCGCCTCGGCCTCCGGCTCCTTGCGCACCACCATCCGCCAGGAGTTCACCGAAGGTGGCCGGGTGCCGCATGTGTGCCTCCAGGAGGCCCTCCTTCAAGAGCGCGCCGAGGCGCTGCACCAGGCCCTGTGCGACGCACGCTTCGTGCGCCATCACCACGGCCCCTATGCGCTGCACATCGCGCCGTTGAACCAACAGCTGCCATCACCCCTGACGGACTTCTGCGCGTGGCTTCAGAGCCAGGACGGCGCGGACTTCCACGCCGCGCTGGTGGGCTGGCCTCAACCGCTGGAGACACGACAGGTGCAGGTGTCGCGGATGGACGTGGGGGAGTACTTCCCGGAGCACCGGGACACGGACGAGGAAGGGCTCGCCGTCGTCTACAACTTCACGCGCTCCTGGCAGCCCTCCTTCGGCGGAGTCCTCACCTTCCGGCATCCAGAGGCGGAGTCGGACCTGATGCGCGTCCCGCCCCTCTTCAACTCGGTGTTCATCTTCCGCCCGAGTGGCGCCCCCCATCGGGTGACGGAGTGGACCTCCGCCGCCCAGGGCCAACACCGTTACTCCATCACCGCGTTCATTCTCGCGAAGCGCTGA
- a CDS encoding AHH domain-containing protein — translation MLLRWAAPLLVLTVVTGCSTTRVVRLETGHDSFVVTPREEPGAELEGAELDADEFEEGLAELARDVRPARAPMQHARAIFGVPSRSGVYGYERGPPRLTLQHGEEEEDGPHLLESYGDEELTRAYGQWCERKDTPGDCLRLLDEGPLLASDGKFTWAFAIAMDSVWDETAEALEDMADPVAVLSTITAGATMYLMLWALPEPLSKGAAATLTALAIAYLGVDTVWRLLDGWLTLVRTVEQATTYAQLSAAGEAYGEVLGENAARVFVMLATAAVGSTAGLAAKAGGLPGSAQAALAVESQAGISFAAVGSVRSIAVSAEGFTIALAPNALAMAGQGMGGARHHIATNKNDKSKARGGPWTPVFRKLFKKAGMELKDPENIVDVRGHKGPHPQDYHDTIFVRLTGAMGTCRTVVACRQALTSELRRLAIEVRTPGTELHRLLTQGR, via the coding sequence ATGTTGCTTCGATGGGCGGCGCCGCTGCTTGTGCTGACGGTCGTCACGGGTTGCTCGACAACGCGAGTCGTGCGCTTGGAAACCGGACACGACTCCTTTGTTGTCACTCCTCGAGAGGAGCCAGGCGCGGAGTTGGAGGGAGCTGAGCTCGACGCCGATGAGTTTGAAGAGGGGCTCGCGGAACTTGCGCGGGACGTGCGCCCCGCGCGCGCTCCCATGCAGCATGCCCGAGCCATCTTCGGCGTCCCATCTCGCAGTGGAGTGTACGGGTATGAGCGCGGGCCTCCTCGATTGACGCTCCAGCATGGCGAGGAAGAGGAGGACGGCCCCCATCTGCTGGAGTCCTATGGGGACGAGGAATTGACGCGCGCCTATGGCCAGTGGTGTGAGCGCAAGGACACGCCCGGGGATTGCTTGCGCTTGCTGGACGAGGGGCCCCTGCTGGCCAGCGATGGCAAGTTCACCTGGGCATTCGCCATCGCGATGGATTCGGTCTGGGACGAGACCGCCGAAGCCTTGGAGGACATGGCGGACCCCGTTGCGGTCCTCTCCACCATCACCGCTGGCGCCACGATGTACCTCATGCTCTGGGCACTGCCGGAGCCCTTGTCGAAAGGGGCTGCCGCGACCCTGACGGCCCTCGCCATTGCCTATCTGGGCGTGGACACCGTGTGGCGCCTGTTGGACGGGTGGTTGACGTTGGTGCGCACGGTGGAGCAGGCCACGACCTACGCGCAGCTCAGCGCAGCGGGTGAGGCGTACGGGGAGGTGCTCGGGGAGAATGCGGCCCGTGTCTTCGTGATGCTGGCCACTGCCGCCGTTGGCAGCACCGCGGGGCTGGCTGCGAAGGCCGGGGGATTGCCGGGCTCCGCCCAGGCCGCGCTCGCCGTGGAGTCTCAGGCGGGCATCTCGTTCGCGGCAGTGGGAAGCGTGCGGAGCATCGCAGTCTCAGCTGAGGGCTTCACCATCGCGCTCGCCCCCAACGCCCTGGCCATGGCGGGGCAGGGCATGGGTGGAGCTCGCCACCACATCGCCACGAACAAGAACGACAAATCAAAGGCGAGAGGTGGTCCCTGGACTCCCGTATTCCGGAAGCTCTTCAAGAAGGCTGGGATGGAGCTGAAGGACCCTGAGAACATCGTCGACGTCAGGGGGCACAAGGGGCCGCATCCCCAGGATTACCATGATACGATTTTTGTACGACTCACAGGCGCGATGGGAACTTGCCGCACAGTGGTTGCTTGCCGACAAGCCCTCACGAGCGAACTGCGCCGCCTTGCCATCGAAGTACGGACCCCAGGTACGGAACTCCACAGGCTCCTGACGCAGGGGCGATAG
- a CDS encoding ornithine cyclodeaminase family protein — protein sequence MKSDATRTLLVTRSDLRRIVEEVGADALMDELIRDLTDALRSFDGDLTEVRKRDGFLLEHPRQTGCLEWMPVMRRGDSVTVKMVGYSPLNPEERGLPTIIATNSLYDVKTGHLLALMDGVFATALRTGAASAVATRCLASPDSRVLGLVGCGAQAVTQLHAISRVFPLTEVFAFDTNAEAHQSLSRRTRFLGLDVKPVSLAEVEAHSDILCTATSVVVGGGPVISGQTLKPHVHINAVGSDLPSKTELPKAVLDRSLVCPDFLAQAMVEGECQQLRPDQVGPDLVTLVKNPDVYEPWRQRMTVFDSTGYALEDQVVTALLLRHAERLGLGTSVGLETVGGDALDPYSVLREPEPTLVRDLRRATGS from the coding sequence GTGAAGAGCGACGCGACACGTACGCTGTTGGTGACCCGGTCCGACTTGCGCCGCATCGTCGAGGAGGTGGGCGCGGACGCGCTCATGGACGAGCTGATCCGCGACCTGACGGACGCGCTGCGCTCGTTCGATGGAGACCTCACGGAGGTGCGCAAGCGGGACGGCTTCCTGCTGGAGCACCCGCGCCAGACAGGGTGCCTGGAGTGGATGCCGGTGATGCGGCGGGGCGACTCGGTGACGGTGAAGATGGTGGGCTACAGCCCGCTCAACCCCGAGGAGCGGGGGCTGCCCACCATCATCGCGACCAACAGCCTCTATGACGTGAAGACCGGGCACCTGCTCGCGCTGATGGACGGGGTGTTCGCCACGGCGCTGCGCACGGGCGCGGCCTCCGCGGTCGCCACGCGTTGCCTGGCCTCGCCCGACAGCCGCGTGCTGGGGCTGGTGGGCTGTGGCGCGCAGGCGGTGACGCAGCTGCACGCCATCAGCCGTGTCTTCCCGCTCACGGAGGTGTTCGCCTTCGACACGAACGCGGAGGCGCATCAGTCGCTGTCACGGCGCACGCGGTTCCTGGGGCTGGACGTGAAGCCCGTCTCGCTCGCGGAGGTGGAGGCGCACTCGGACATCCTCTGCACGGCGACGTCGGTGGTCGTGGGCGGAGGCCCGGTCATTTCGGGGCAGACGCTCAAGCCGCATGTCCACATCAACGCGGTGGGCTCGGACCTGCCGAGCAAGACGGAGCTGCCCAAGGCGGTGCTGGATCGCAGCCTCGTGTGCCCGGACTTCCTCGCCCAGGCGATGGTGGAGGGCGAGTGCCAGCAGCTGCGCCCCGACCAGGTGGGCCCGGACCTCGTCACGCTGGTGAAGAATCCGGACGTGTATGAGCCGTGGCGTCAGCGCATGACGGTGTTCGACTCCACGGGGTACGCGCTGGAGGATCAGGTCGTCACCGCGCTGCTGCTGCGGCACGCGGAGCGGCTGGGGCTGGGCACCTCCGTGGGGCTGGAGACCGTCGGCGGCGACGCGCTGGACCCCTACTCCGTGCTGCGCGAGCCGGAGCCGACGCTGGTGCGAGACCTGCGCCGCGCTACCGGGAGCTGA
- a CDS encoding aldolase/citrate lyase family protein yields MTMPLQCRSFLVTPAIDPLRFEKAMEVGADIGLLDLEDGVPESLKSAARRLALEYLSSDHPRGPMCLRINSLRTEAGLRDVLALLDSDARLDALLLPKAESPSELQQLDALLGDRFPEMALLAIIETARGVEAVDAIAMSTPRLRGLVFGAADLSAQLGVPLAWEPLLYARSRIAMAAAIAGVSAIDSPFFDLADLGELEDETRRVCALGFTGKIVIHPKQVGIVHSALRPTAQMVAHARRVLAQAGDGKGGIHVVGGNMVGPPLVTVARRVLASIPIDEALAPVQLRAGSRSGDS; encoded by the coding sequence ATGACCATGCCATTGCAGTGCAGGTCCTTCCTGGTGACCCCCGCCATCGACCCCTTGAGATTCGAGAAGGCGATGGAGGTCGGAGCGGACATCGGGTTGTTGGACCTGGAGGACGGCGTCCCGGAGTCCCTCAAGTCCGCGGCTCGACGGCTGGCCCTCGAGTATCTCTCCTCGGACCATCCGCGCGGCCCCATGTGCCTGCGCATCAACAGCCTGAGGACGGAGGCGGGCCTGCGCGATGTGCTCGCGCTGCTGGACTCCGACGCGCGGCTGGATGCCCTGTTGTTGCCCAAGGCGGAGTCGCCCTCGGAGCTCCAGCAACTGGACGCGCTCTTGGGAGACCGCTTCCCGGAGATGGCGCTGCTCGCCATCATCGAGACGGCGCGCGGCGTGGAGGCCGTGGATGCCATCGCCATGTCCACCCCGCGATTGAGGGGCCTCGTCTTCGGCGCCGCGGACCTGTCCGCGCAGCTGGGGGTGCCGCTGGCGTGGGAGCCGCTGCTGTATGCGCGCTCGCGCATCGCCATGGCGGCGGCCATCGCGGGGGTGAGCGCCATCGACTCACCGTTCTTCGACCTGGCGGACCTGGGAGAGCTGGAGGACGAGACGCGGCGGGTCTGCGCGCTGGGCTTCACCGGCAAGATCGTCATCCACCCGAAGCAGGTGGGCATCGTCCACTCGGCGCTGAGGCCCACCGCGCAGATGGTGGCCCATGCGCGCCGCGTCCTCGCGCAGGCGGGGGACGGAAAAGGTGGCATCCATGTCGTGGGAGGGAACATGGTCGGCCCTCCGCTGGTGACCGTGGCCAGGCGCGTGTTGGCGAGCATTCCCATCGACGAGGCCCTGGCTCCCGTCCAGCTCCGGGCGGGCTCCAGGAGTGGAGACTCATGA
- a CDS encoding type II asparaginase: MNGSKNTVWGVVCALGLLMTGAGIAAQQGAQTPPATGQAQPRAAPAKEKAEEAPKASVRILATGGTIAGAQGNPQGYGYKAGTFKVEDLIKSVPNVDKLAKLSGEQVVNIGSQDMNDAVWLKLAKRTNELLASPEVDAVVITHGTDTLEETSYFLDLVVKSNKPVVLVGSMRPATAISADGPGNLYDAVAVAASPEAKGRGVLVVINDEIHAARNVTKTNTTNVETFRSLNRGPSGVVNTGKISWFEKMDKRHTVDSEFSVVGKDALPRVDILYAHANMSPDLIDAAVKNGAKGLVIAGVGDGNMTQPALDTLTKYAKKGVVVVRSTRLPSGLVLRNNEINDDEKGFVASGELNPAKSRVLLQLALQETKDPARIQRMFEEY, translated from the coding sequence ATGAACGGCTCGAAGAACACGGTTTGGGGTGTGGTGTGTGCCCTGGGGCTCCTGATGACGGGAGCGGGAATCGCCGCCCAGCAGGGCGCGCAGACGCCACCCGCGACGGGGCAGGCACAGCCGCGGGCGGCGCCCGCGAAGGAGAAGGCGGAGGAGGCACCCAAGGCCTCCGTGCGCATCCTCGCCACGGGAGGCACCATCGCCGGCGCGCAGGGGAATCCCCAAGGGTACGGCTACAAGGCCGGGACCTTCAAGGTCGAGGACCTCATCAAGAGCGTCCCCAACGTGGACAAGCTGGCGAAGCTGTCCGGTGAGCAGGTGGTCAACATCGGCAGCCAGGACATGAACGACGCGGTCTGGCTGAAGCTGGCGAAGCGGACCAATGAGCTCCTGGCCTCGCCCGAGGTGGACGCCGTGGTCATCACCCACGGCACCGACACGCTGGAGGAGACGTCGTACTTCCTGGACCTGGTCGTGAAGAGCAACAAGCCCGTCGTGCTCGTGGGCTCCATGCGGCCCGCCACCGCCATCAGCGCGGATGGGCCGGGGAACCTCTACGACGCGGTGGCCGTCGCGGCCTCGCCCGAGGCGAAGGGGCGGGGCGTGCTGGTGGTCATCAACGATGAAATCCACGCGGCCCGCAACGTCACCAAGACGAACACCACCAACGTGGAGACCTTCCGCAGCCTCAACCGCGGTCCGTCCGGCGTGGTCAACACGGGGAAGATCAGCTGGTTCGAGAAGATGGACAAGCGCCACACGGTGGACTCCGAGTTCTCTGTCGTGGGCAAGGACGCGCTCCCCCGCGTGGACATCCTCTACGCCCACGCGAACATGAGTCCGGACCTCATCGACGCCGCGGTGAAGAACGGCGCCAAGGGGCTGGTCATCGCGGGCGTGGGTGATGGGAACATGACCCAGCCGGCGTTGGACACACTGACGAAGTACGCGAAGAAGGGCGTGGTGGTGGTCCGCAGCACGCGGCTGCCGAGCGGCCTCGTGCTGCGCAACAATGAGATCAACGACGACGAGAAGGGCTTCGTGGCCTCGGGGGAGCTGAACCCCGCCAAGTCCCGCGTGCTGTTGCAGCTGGCGCTGCAGGAGACGAAGGACCCCGCGCGCATCCAGCGGATGTTCGAGGAGTACTGA
- a CDS encoding formylglycine-generating enzyme family protein translates to MSTDVVEADVARNTGPRRDEGPPRPGMEWIPGGTYWMGSDTHYPEERPAHQVTVTGFWMDRCTVTNADFARFVQATGYVTVAERPLDAKDFPGAKPELLVPGSLVFHKTPERVDLKDLSQWWAYTPGACWHRPQGHGSTWKGQEDHPVVHVAFEDARAYATWAGKDLPSEAEWERAARAGLDRKVYVWGDEFSPGNQQMANIWQGEFPWQNLMTDGYEGTSPVGTYPPNGYGLFDMAGNVWEWTTDWFQERHQGNGGKACCIPVNPRGPPSSQKSFDPCTPQVLIPRRVVKGGSHLCASNYCLRYRPAARSPQAEDSGTTHIGFRCIVRVSEP, encoded by the coding sequence ATGAGCACGGATGTCGTCGAAGCAGACGTGGCGCGGAACACCGGGCCTCGACGTGACGAAGGTCCGCCCCGCCCGGGCATGGAGTGGATTCCGGGCGGCACGTACTGGATGGGCTCGGACACGCACTATCCCGAGGAGCGCCCCGCGCATCAGGTGACGGTGACGGGCTTCTGGATGGACCGCTGCACCGTCACCAACGCGGACTTCGCGCGCTTCGTCCAGGCCACCGGCTACGTCACCGTCGCGGAGCGGCCGCTCGACGCGAAGGACTTCCCAGGAGCAAAGCCCGAGCTGCTCGTCCCGGGCTCCCTGGTGTTCCACAAGACGCCGGAGCGCGTCGACCTCAAGGACCTGTCCCAGTGGTGGGCCTATACGCCGGGCGCCTGCTGGCACCGTCCCCAAGGCCACGGCAGCACCTGGAAGGGGCAGGAGGACCATCCCGTCGTCCACGTCGCCTTCGAGGACGCGCGGGCCTACGCCACCTGGGCCGGCAAGGACCTCCCCTCCGAGGCCGAGTGGGAGCGCGCCGCTCGCGCGGGCCTGGACCGCAAGGTCTACGTCTGGGGCGATGAGTTCTCTCCGGGAAATCAGCAGATGGCGAACATCTGGCAAGGTGAGTTCCCCTGGCAGAACTTGATGACGGATGGTTACGAGGGAACCTCGCCAGTCGGCACTTACCCACCCAACGGGTATGGCCTGTTCGACATGGCGGGCAACGTCTGGGAGTGGACCACGGACTGGTTCCAGGAGCGGCACCAGGGCAACGGCGGGAAGGCCTGCTGCATCCCCGTCAATCCTCGCGGGCCCCCGTCATCCCAGAAGAGCTTCGACCCGTGCACGCCGCAGGTGCTGATTCCCCGTCGTGTCGTGAAGGGAGGCAGCCACCTCTGCGCCTCCAACTACTGCCTGCGCTACCGCCCCGCGGCACGTTCTCCGCAAGCGGAGGACAGCGGAACCACGCACATCGGGTTCCGGTGCATCGTCCGCGTTTCGGAGCCGTGA
- the aspD gene encoding aspartate 4-decarboxylase — protein MSTETTTEADTGTRSEEDVASTRELHKLSPFELKDTLIELADESAKTRAAVMLNAGRGNPNWIATTPREAFFLLGQFALRECRRTWNEPEVGLAGMPRSPDIAQRLRDFLRTCDDSPAVRLLRDSVEYGVRVLGFDADAFVWELTDAAIGDNYPVPDRMLVHAERIVQTYLAREMCDGRPPPGRFDLFAVEGGTAAMTYIFRSLMVNGLLKKGDTIALGTPIFTPYLEIPRLEEFDLRTVDIRQSEMTAEGRHTWQYPESELRKLEDPRIKAFFVVHPGNPGATAMRRESLDLLVSIVQKKRPDLLLLTDDVYGTFVEGFRSLAAELPHNTLLVYSYSKHFGCTGWRLGVVALHEDNVLDTMLARLPEAQRELLNERYGSISLKPEQLKFIDRMVADSRAVALNHTAGLSLPQQLQMTLFSMFSLLDKDDAYKKRCRRICRERLASLYEGMGIDLPEDALRTAYYQTLDLEAWARKHIGPDFVEYERARHDPLDIVLSLARRHGVVLLNGSGFEGPEWSARVSLANLDDDAYPRIGQSLKDIVIRAIREWQHRDLDS, from the coding sequence ATGAGCACGGAGACGACGACCGAGGCGGACACGGGCACGCGGAGCGAAGAGGACGTCGCCTCCACGCGCGAGCTCCACAAGCTCAGCCCGTTCGAGCTGAAGGACACGCTCATCGAGCTGGCGGATGAGTCCGCGAAGACACGCGCGGCGGTGATGCTCAACGCGGGACGCGGCAACCCCAACTGGATTGCCACCACGCCGCGCGAGGCGTTCTTCCTGCTGGGCCAGTTCGCGCTGCGCGAGTGCCGCCGCACGTGGAACGAGCCGGAGGTGGGGCTTGCGGGCATGCCTCGCTCGCCGGACATCGCCCAGCGGCTGCGCGACTTCCTGCGGACGTGTGACGACAGCCCCGCCGTCCGACTGCTGCGCGACTCGGTGGAGTACGGCGTCCGCGTGCTGGGCTTCGACGCGGACGCCTTCGTCTGGGAGCTCACCGACGCGGCCATCGGCGACAACTACCCGGTGCCGGACCGGATGCTCGTCCACGCCGAGCGCATCGTGCAGACCTACCTGGCTCGCGAGATGTGTGACGGCCGTCCGCCTCCGGGCCGGTTCGACCTGTTCGCCGTCGAGGGCGGCACCGCGGCGATGACGTACATCTTCCGGTCGCTGATGGTGAACGGCCTGCTCAAGAAGGGCGACACCATCGCCCTGGGGACGCCCATCTTCACCCCGTACCTGGAGATTCCCCGGCTGGAGGAGTTCGACCTGCGCACGGTGGACATCCGCCAGAGCGAGATGACCGCGGAGGGCCGGCACACCTGGCAGTATCCGGAGTCGGAGCTGCGCAAGCTGGAGGACCCGCGCATCAAGGCGTTCTTCGTCGTGCACCCCGGCAACCCGGGCGCAACGGCGATGCGGCGCGAGTCGCTGGACCTGCTGGTGAGCATCGTCCAGAAGAAGCGGCCGGACCTGTTGCTGCTCACCGACGACGTGTACGGCACCTTCGTGGAGGGCTTCCGCTCGCTGGCGGCGGAGCTGCCCCACAACACGCTCCTGGTCTACTCCTACTCGAAGCACTTCGGCTGCACCGGCTGGCGGCTGGGCGTGGTCGCGCTGCACGAGGACAACGTCCTGGACACGATGCTGGCGCGGCTGCCGGAGGCGCAGCGAGAGCTGCTCAACGAGCGCTATGGCTCCATCTCGCTGAAGCCGGAGCAGCTGAAGTTCATCGACCGGATGGTGGCGGACAGCCGCGCCGTCGCGCTCAACCACACCGCGGGCCTGTCGCTGCCCCAGCAGCTCCAGATGACGCTCTTCTCGATGTTCTCGCTCCTGGACAAGGACGACGCCTACAAGAAGCGCTGCCGGCGCATCTGCCGCGAGCGGCTGGCCTCGCTCTACGAGGGCATGGGCATCGACCTGCCCGAGGACGCGCTGCGAACCGCGTACTACCAGACACTGGACCTGGAGGCGTGGGCGCGGAAGCACATCGGCCCGGACTTCGTCGAGTATGAACGCGCCCGGCATGACCCGCTCGACATCGTGCTGTCGCTGGCGCGGCGACACGGCGTGGTGCTCCTCAACGGCAGCGGCTTCGAGGGCCCCGAGTGGTCCGCCCGTGTCTCCCTGGCGAACCTGGACGATGACGCCTATCCCCGCATCGGCCAGAGCCTCAAGGACATCGTCATTCGCGCCATCCGGGAGTGGCAACATCGCGACCTGGATTCGTAG